One part of the Athene noctua chromosome Z, bAthNoc1.hap1.1, whole genome shotgun sequence genome encodes these proteins:
- the XPA gene encoding DNA repair protein complementing XP-A cells isoform X1, with protein sequence MAGAAPAPVPAEEEDDEEEEEKAASVAAGERPPLSAAALAKIERNRQRALALRQARLAARPYPAAGRMAAADGPGGVRARAPPKVVDTGGGFFLEEEEEEEEGPGAAEKIVHPPAPVLEFDYLICGDCGKEFMDSYLMQHFDWATCDNCRDTEDKHKLITRTEAKEEFLLKDCDLDKREPVLRFIVKKNCHNPRWGDMKLYLKPQVVKRSLEVWGSEESLQEAKELRRDNREKMKQKKFDKKVKELRRAVRSSLWKKKSSIHEHEYGPEENIGEDTYKKTCTVCGHELTYEKM encoded by the exons atggcgggcgcggccccggccccggtccccgCGGAGGAGGAAGacgacgaggaggaggaagagaaggcgGCTTCGGTCGCGGCGGGCGAGCGGCCGCCCCTctcggcggcggcgctggcgaAGATCGAGCGGAACCGGCAGCGGGCGCTGGCACTGCGGCAGGCGCGGCTGGCGGCCCGGCCCTACCCTGCCGCAGGTCGGATGGCGGCGGCGGACGGGCCCG GCGGCGTGCGGGCGCGGGCTCCCCCCAAGGTCGTCGACACGGGAGGGGGCTTcttcctggaggaggaggaggaggaggaggaagggcccGGCGCCGCCGAGAAAATCGTGCATCCTCCCG CACCTGTGCTAGAATTTGACTATCTCATCTGTGGAGACTGTGGCAAAGAATTCATGGATTCCTACCTTATGCAGCACTTTGATTGGGCAACATGTGATAATTGCAG AGATACTGAAGATAAACATAAGCTTATAACAAGGACAGAAGCAAAAGAAGAGTTTCTTCTTAAAGACTGTGACTTAGACAAGAGGGAACCAGTGCTCAGATTCATTGTGAAGAAAAACTGTCATAATCCACGTTGGGGTGACATGAAactttatttaaaaccacag GTAGTCAAGCGTTCTCTTGAAGTCTGGGGTAGTGAAGAATCGTTGCAAGAAGCAAAGGAACTCCGCCGTGACAACAGAGAGAAGATGAAACAGAAGAAGTTTGATAAGAAAGTTAAAG AACTCCGCCGAGCTGTGAGGAGTagtttgtggaagaaaaaatctAGTATCCATGAACATGAGTATGGACCAGAAGAGAACATTGGTGAAGATACATATAAAAAGACATGTACTGTATGTGGCCATGAATtaacttatgagaagatgtag
- the XPA gene encoding DNA repair protein complementing XP-A cells isoform X2 — translation MAGAAPAPVPAEEEDDEEEEEKAASVAAGERPPLSAAALAKIERNRQRALALRQARLAARPYPAAGGVRARAPPKVVDTGGGFFLEEEEEEEEGPGAAEKIVHPPAPVLEFDYLICGDCGKEFMDSYLMQHFDWATCDNCRDTEDKHKLITRTEAKEEFLLKDCDLDKREPVLRFIVKKNCHNPRWGDMKLYLKPQVVKRSLEVWGSEESLQEAKELRRDNREKMKQKKFDKKVKELRRAVRSSLWKKKSSIHEHEYGPEENIGEDTYKKTCTVCGHELTYEKM, via the exons atggcgggcgcggccccggccccggtccccgCGGAGGAGGAAGacgacgaggaggaggaagagaaggcgGCTTCGGTCGCGGCGGGCGAGCGGCCGCCCCTctcggcggcggcgctggcgaAGATCGAGCGGAACCGGCAGCGGGCGCTGGCACTGCGGCAGGCGCGGCTGGCGGCCCGGCCCTACCCTGCCGCAG GCGGCGTGCGGGCGCGGGCTCCCCCCAAGGTCGTCGACACGGGAGGGGGCTTcttcctggaggaggaggaggaggaggaggaagggcccGGCGCCGCCGAGAAAATCGTGCATCCTCCCG CACCTGTGCTAGAATTTGACTATCTCATCTGTGGAGACTGTGGCAAAGAATTCATGGATTCCTACCTTATGCAGCACTTTGATTGGGCAACATGTGATAATTGCAG AGATACTGAAGATAAACATAAGCTTATAACAAGGACAGAAGCAAAAGAAGAGTTTCTTCTTAAAGACTGTGACTTAGACAAGAGGGAACCAGTGCTCAGATTCATTGTGAAGAAAAACTGTCATAATCCACGTTGGGGTGACATGAAactttatttaaaaccacag GTAGTCAAGCGTTCTCTTGAAGTCTGGGGTAGTGAAGAATCGTTGCAAGAAGCAAAGGAACTCCGCCGTGACAACAGAGAGAAGATGAAACAGAAGAAGTTTGATAAGAAAGTTAAAG AACTCCGCCGAGCTGTGAGGAGTagtttgtggaagaaaaaatctAGTATCCATGAACATGAGTATGGACCAGAAGAGAACATTGGTGAAGATACATATAAAAAGACATGTACTGTATGTGGCCATGAATtaacttatgagaagatgtag